CTGTTTTACCAGCCAGTCTTCTCAAAAGCTTTGGCTACATGTCTTAGAGCTTACTCATCTTTCCTCGAGAGGGCATGTAGTAATTATCACAAAGATGCTCTTACACGGTAGGGACTGTTGCCTTGCTTTTGCAGCACTCAGTGCATAGGTTACCCTATGTATGCAGTCCTGGAACTTggcaaaattgtaaaaatatagcaaagttttccttttttaatttcaggtttcCTCTACATGACAAAGAAAGACTTGAAAAATGGTTAAAGAATATGAAACGTGATTCATGGGTTCCCAGTAAATACCAGTTCCTGTGTAGTGACCATTTTACTCCTGACTCTCTTGACATCAGATGGGGTATTCGATATTTGAAACAAACTGCAATTCCAACAATATTTTCTTTGCCTGAAGATAATCAGGTATTGGAGGCAGAGCATAGGGGAGAGGGGGATAATGCAGGGTGGTAGGTTGCAGGGTCGCAGGTAATGAGGttaagggagggagagggaaagataactGCTGGGGAAACAGATGcttgagaaaaaggaagaactAATTTATGCTTTTACTAAAagtatgataattaaaaaaaaaaaaaaaacacattgtgaAGCATACCTTAAGAACCAAAGATAACATGTGCATAAATCATTAAGTTATTGACATAAGATAGTGATCTAAGATTTTGTTACTGGTCTTTGAGTGATCTGAAATATTTCCATCATATATTGAATGTGCTTAATACTTTATAAAAAACACTTTGAAGTAATTTGAGTTGTTATATGCTTAGAACTTTTTTTAACTGCATAAATTTGCTTGGccaatttataattaaatattcagCACTGACTAATAAGAGAATAAGGTTAGTGAGGACATctttagaatttgaaaatattattttctaggaaaaagACCCTTCCAAAAAAATATCtcagaagaaaaaattagatGATGAGAAAGAAGTATGCCTAAAAGCCAAGTCACAAGAATCATTTGCATCAAATGagctaaagaaaaatacagttaatACAGATATTCTCCCTGAACACACAGAATTACTTAATTCTTCTACCTTGGTGAAGCCACCAGCTGCAAAAACAGAAGGTATACAAAATAACATATTAACTCTTAATCTGATTAAACAAGATATTGGAAAACCAGCATCTACCTTGGAAACATCAGTTACCCAAAACATAGGTGGTTTTCACACATCTTTTGAGAATCTCAATTCTACAACTATTACTTTGACAACTTCAAATTCAGAAGATATTCAACCATCTTTGGAAACCCAAGAAGTACTCGAAATCACTACGAATCATCTTGCTAATGCAAACTTTACGAATAAT
This DNA window, taken from Neofelis nebulosa isolate mNeoNeb1 chromosome 4, mNeoNeb1.pri, whole genome shotgun sequence, encodes the following:
- the THAP5 gene encoding THAP domain-containing protein 5 isoform X2 — translated: MKRDSWVPSKYQFLCSDHFTPDSLDIRWGIRYLKQTAIPTIFSLPEDNQEKDPSKKISQKKKLDDEKEVCLKAKSQESFASNELKKNTVNTDILPEHTELLNSSTLVKPPAAKTEGIQNNILTLNLIKQDIGKPASTLETSVTQNIGGFHTSFENLNSTTITLTTSNSEDIQPSLETQEVLEITTNHLANANFTNNSVEIKSAQESPFLLSTITQTVEELNTNKESVIAIFVPTENSKPTIDSFVPAQKETVEMEDLDVEDSLYKDVDYETEVLQIEHSYCRQDINKEHLWQKVSKLHSKITLLELQEQQTLGRLKSLEALIRQLKQENWLSEENVKIIENHFTTYEVTMI
- the THAP5 gene encoding THAP domain-containing protein 5 isoform X1, with protein sequence MPRYCAAICCKNRRGRNSKDRKLSFYPFPLHDKERLEKWLKNMKRDSWVPSKYQFLCSDHFTPDSLDIRWGIRYLKQTAIPTIFSLPEDNQEKDPSKKISQKKKLDDEKEVCLKAKSQESFASNELKKNTVNTDILPEHTELLNSSTLVKPPAAKTEGIQNNILTLNLIKQDIGKPASTLETSVTQNIGGFHTSFENLNSTTITLTTSNSEDIQPSLETQEVLEITTNHLANANFTNNSVEIKSAQESPFLLSTITQTVEELNTNKESVIAIFVPTENSKPTIDSFVPAQKETVEMEDLDVEDSLYKDVDYETEVLQIEHSYCRQDINKEHLWQKVSKLHSKITLLELQEQQTLGRLKSLEALIRQLKQENWLSEENVKIIENHFTTYEVTMI